In Paenibacillus phoenicis, one genomic interval encodes:
- a CDS encoding peptide chain release factor 3, protein MSKALDQVLQQEVDKRRTFAIISHPDAGKTTLTEKLLLFGGAIRLAGSVKARKASKHATSDWMEIEKQRGISVTSSVMQFDYNGHRVNILDTPGHQDFSEDTYRTLTAADSAVMLIDVAKGVEAQTIKLFQVCAKRGIPIFTFINKLDREGRNPFELMEEIEQVLGIRSVPMNWPIGMGRELSGVYDRMKNQVELFQGDDHSTIQVKKVDGYTDPVIREMAGEYLHDQLCQDLELLDVAGDPFDFEKVRRGELTPVFFGSAVNNFGVQTFLENFLQLAPKPTPRRSTQGLIEPTNEKFSGYVFKIQANMNPAHRDRIAFLRIVSGKFERGMTVKHVRAGKEIKLSQPQQFLAQDRDIVSEAYPGDIVGLFDPGIFRIGDSLSQGSEIVFDELPTFSPEIFAKVTVKNALKHKQYQKGIDQLTEEGTIQVFTTVGFEDTLLGVVGQLQFEVFEYRMKSEYGVDVQLQRMPYQFARWIVGDKIDPSKFRINSTLVKDKKGNYVALFENEYAMRTAMEKNPDAKFLETAP, encoded by the coding sequence AAACGACGCTGACCGAAAAACTGCTGCTGTTCGGCGGCGCGATTCGCCTCGCCGGATCGGTCAAGGCGCGCAAAGCGAGCAAACACGCGACAAGTGACTGGATGGAAATCGAGAAGCAGCGGGGGATTTCCGTTACTTCTTCCGTCATGCAGTTTGATTATAACGGCCATCGGGTGAACATCTTGGATACGCCGGGCCACCAAGACTTCTCGGAGGATACGTACCGGACGCTGACCGCAGCAGACAGCGCCGTCATGTTGATCGACGTGGCGAAGGGCGTTGAGGCCCAGACGATCAAGCTGTTCCAGGTCTGCGCGAAGCGGGGCATTCCGATTTTCACCTTCATAAACAAGCTGGACCGGGAAGGCCGGAACCCGTTTGAACTGATGGAGGAAATCGAGCAGGTGCTGGGCATCCGCTCCGTGCCGATGAACTGGCCGATTGGGATGGGCCGCGAGCTGTCGGGTGTGTATGACCGGATGAAAAACCAGGTTGAGCTGTTCCAGGGAGACGACCACTCCACGATCCAGGTGAAGAAGGTGGATGGGTATACCGATCCGGTGATTCGCGAAATGGCTGGCGAATATCTCCATGATCAGCTGTGTCAGGATCTGGAACTGTTGGATGTGGCGGGGGACCCGTTTGATTTTGAGAAGGTTCGCCGCGGCGAATTAACGCCGGTGTTTTTCGGCAGCGCGGTGAACAATTTTGGCGTGCAGACGTTCCTGGAGAACTTCCTGCAGTTGGCTCCAAAGCCGACGCCGCGCCGCAGTACCCAAGGCTTGATTGAACCTACGAACGAGAAGTTCTCGGGGTACGTGTTCAAAATCCAGGCGAACATGAACCCGGCCCACCGCGACCGGATCGCCTTCCTGCGCATTGTCTCGGGCAAGTTCGAACGCGGCATGACGGTGAAGCATGTGCGGGCGGGCAAGGAGATCAAGCTGTCCCAGCCGCAGCAATTCCTGGCCCAGGATCGGGATATCGTCAGCGAAGCGTATCCCGGGGACATCGTCGGGTTATTTGACCCGGGGATTTTCCGGATCGGCGACTCGCTAAGCCAAGGCAGTGAAATCGTATTTGACGAGCTGCCGACGTTCTCGCCGGAGATTTTCGCCAAGGTGACGGTGAAGAACGCGCTGAAGCATAAGCAATACCAGAAGGGGATCGACCAACTGACCGAGGAAGGCACGATTCAGGTGTTCACGACGGTCGGATTTGAAGATACGCTGCTGGGCGTGGTTGGGCAACTGCAGTTCGAGGTGTTTGAATACCGGATGAAGAGCGAATATGGCGTGGATGTCCAGCTTCAACGGATGCCGTACCAGTTCGCGCGCTGGATCGTAGGCGACAAAATCGACCCGTCCAAGTTCCGGATCAATTCCACGCTGGTGAAGGATAAGAAAGGCAATTATGTCGCGTTGTTCGAAAATGAATACGCGATGCGGACGGCGATGGAGAAAAATCCAGACGCCAAGTTCCTGGAGACCGCACCTTAA